A window from Citrus sinensis cultivar Valencia sweet orange chromosome 3, DVS_A1.0, whole genome shotgun sequence encodes these proteins:
- the LOC102629063 gene encoding uncharacterized protein LOC102629063 has protein sequence MGKAKKAPKFAAMKKIITKRAIKNYKEDVLNPNKKDLTKEKMPRNVPNVSSALFFTHNTALGPPYRVLVDTNFINFSIQNKLDLEKGMMDCLYAKCTPCITDCVMAELEKLGQKYRVALRIAKDPRFERLPCTHKGTYADDCLVERVTQHKCFIVATCDRDLKRRIRKVPGVPIMYITRHKYSIERLPEATVGGAPRI, from the exons ATGGGGAAAGCCAAAAAGGCTCCTAAATTTGCCGCCATGAAGAAGATCATCACCAAAAGAGCTATAAAAAA TTACAAAGAGGATGTTTTGAATCCCAACAAGAAAGACCTTACTAAGGAAAAGATGCCAAGAAATGT GCCTAATGTTTCTTCGGCACTTTTCTTCACACACAACACTGCCTTGGGACCGCCTTACCGGGTCTTGGTGGATACcaactttattaatttctccatcCAGAATAAA TTGGATTTGGAGAAGGGAATGATGGACTGCTTATATGCGAAAT GCACTCCTTGTATTACGGATTGTGTGATGGCAGAGCTTGAGAAGCTAGGTCAGAAGTACCGAGTAGCTCTGAG GATTGCTAAGGATCCTCGTTTTGAGAGATTACCCTGTACTCATAAAGGGACCTATGCTGATGATTGTCTTGTTGAAAGAGTTACTCAG CATAAATGCTTCATAGTTGCTACATGTGATCGAGATCTGAAGCGAAGGATACGGAAG GTTCCCGGAGTGCCTATCATGTACATAACCCGGCACAAGTATTCAATTGAGCGGCTGCCAGAGGCAACAGTTGGTGGAG CTCCAAGAATTTGA